One window of the Crassaminicella thermophila genome contains the following:
- the ybaK gene encoding Cys-tRNA(Pro) deacylase yields MGKVKKTNAMRILDKENINYTIITYDSKDGKIDGISVAEKIKKHPKYVYKTLVTKGNSKEIYVFIIPVLKELDLKKAAIAVKEKKIEMIPVKDIFKTTGYIKGGCSPIGMRKNYKIFIDSSASQIDSIIVSGGKIGVQIELSVVQLKEVVNGEMVEVVK; encoded by the coding sequence ATGGGAAAGGTTAAAAAAACAAATGCTATGCGTATTTTAGATAAAGAAAATATAAACTATACGATTATTACTTATGATAGTAAAGATGGAAAAATTGATGGCATTTCTGTAGCAGAGAAAATCAAAAAACATCCTAAATACGTATATAAAACACTGGTTACAAAAGGGAATAGCAAAGAAATATATGTATTTATAATACCTGTACTGAAAGAGCTGGATTTGAAAAAAGCAGCTATAGCTGTTAAAGAAAAAAAGATTGAGATGATCCCAGTTAAAGATATTTTTAAAACGACGGGTTATATAAAAGGTGGATGCTCTCCTATAGGGATGAGAAAAAATTACAAAATCTTTATAGATTCTAGTGCATCTCAAATTGATAGTATCATTGTAAGTGGTGGCAAAATAGGAGTACAAATAGAATTAAGTGTAGTTCAATTAAAAGAAGTGGTAAATGGAGAAATGGTAGAGGTTGTTAAGTGA
- a CDS encoding GNAT family N-acetyltransferase codes for MIRKIKEDDAGMFLNMLKRLDNETKNMMFEPGERKTTVDEIKADIRNLYHSNSLILVAEENGEIVGFLSAERGFANRIKHSAYIVIGILNDYRGKGIGTKLFEELEKWANEKNITRLELTVMLHNERGIRLYEKMGFKIEGIKERSLIVDGEYIDEYYMAKLM; via the coding sequence ATGATAAGAAAAATTAAAGAAGACGATGCAGGAATGTTTTTAAATATGTTAAAAAGATTAGATAATGAAACAAAAAATATGATGTTTGAGCCAGGGGAAAGAAAAACAACTGTAGATGAAATAAAAGCAGATATAAGAAATCTATATCATTCAAACTCATTAATATTAGTTGCAGAAGAAAATGGAGAGATTGTTGGATTTTTATCAGCTGAAAGAGGATTTGCAAACAGAATAAAACATAGTGCATATATAGTAATAGGTATACTAAATGATTATAGAGGGAAGGGGATTGGAACAAAATTATTTGAGGAATTAGAAAAATGGGCAAATGAAAAAAATATAACAAGATTAGAATTAACAGTAATGCTTCATAATGAGAGAGGGATAAGATTGTATGAGAAAATGGGATTTAAAATAGAAGGAATAAAAGAAAGATCACTGATTGTAGATGGAGAATATATAGATGAATATTATATGGCAAAATTAATGTAG